The DNA window CGCGCGGCGACCTCTCCGATTGTCGCTGTCGTCTCGGGGTTTTCGAGCATGGTCCGAGCCGCCCGCAGTGCTTCGTCCTGGCGCACTTCCCGATACGTGGTACCCGCCTGATGCAGTGCGGTGCGCAGCTGTCGCGGCGACCAGCCCAATGCCCGCGCCGCCTCGGGCAGCCGGAGGTCCGCTGCTCCGATGTGCTGGCGCACGTACTGTCGAACGGTCTCGGCGAGCTCTGTCAAATGAGTCTGCTGCGGGCGGGTATCACCCGCGGTCATCAGGCACAGCAGCTCGGCGATCCGGTCGCAGACCGCGTTGAACTCCCGGCTCGTCAGCGCGGATCGTTCGGCATGCAGATCGCGGATCATGCCCGCGGCGATCCTGCCGAGACCCGAGCCGAGGTCGAGCACCGGCTGTCGTAGGCCGGGTCGCGCGAACTCGACGCGCGGTACCTGGAAGGCGTGGGCCACCGAGCCGGGGATATGCAGCCGACACTGCCGATCCAGTGCCAACACCGCCGCCTGCCCCGGTCTGACCTGGGTGACTCCGTGCTCGTAGACCGCGGCGAACTGTCCCCGCTGCGGGACGACCACCCAGTAGAAGTCCTCGGCCGAAACCCGACGGATATTCGACGGGGTGCGGAAGGCCAGCCGGTCGCCGGGCTGATCCCAGCGCAGCAGACCGTAGGTGGTTGTCTGTTGCACAGTCATGGCCACCTGCCAGCGCTCGGGCTCGCGGTAGCGATGATCCATCGGGACGAAACTGTTGGAAGTTTCGGTCCATTCATCGACATTTGCGATGTCGAGCTCGTAGTACTCCATTGCGACACCTCGAACGGTTCAGCCGTTGACAATGATGACGTCGGCTCCAGCGAACAGCAAGTCGGACGGGCGTGCTCGAGACGGCTGCCGCGCCGGTACCAGACGTGCGGCCGGTACGAGAGCGTGCAATTCCCGCAGGAACACCTCGACTGCGAGCTGTGCCAATTGCTTACCGGGGCAGATGTGTTTACCGAATCCGAAGGTCAGCGGAAGTTTACCGGCACCGGACAGATCCAAGGGATTCGGGAAGGCCCGCGGATCCCGGTTCGCGGCGGCACACATCACCAAGACCGGCCCGGACGAGAGCACTGTGCCGCTGCGCAGCGTCACCGAGCCCACGACGTGCCGCTTCCAGGCCACCAGCCCAGGGTCGAGCTGAAGTACCTTGGCCGCGACGTGCGTGGCTGATGCCTGGTCGGCGAGGAGGTGCCACCACTGCCGGTCCGGATTGCTCAGCAAGCGCTGCAGGCCCTGTTGAATACTGCCACTGACAGTATGCACACCCGCGGCCAGCGAGTTGGCCACGGCGGACACGGCAACTCGACGTGGAATGCGGGCAGCGCGCAGACGGCCGGGCAATCCATCCGTCTGATCCCGTCCGCTGGATGCGATGGCGTCGGCGCTCACCGTGAACAGCCGACCGAGGCCGCCGACCGCCTCGGCCAATTCGCGGCCGCGCATCCGCCGACCCAGTAGTCCGGACTGGGCACCGCTCCATGTCGCCACCTGCGGCCAGTCCGCAGGCGGCAAGCCGACCGCTGCGCCGACGATCCGGGCCGCGTAATCGATCGACAGAGACGTCACGTCGAGGGGCTGGTCACTCGCGTCGCGTTCGGTGCGCAGCGCGTGCTGGAAATGCTCGGTCAGGTCCTCGATCCGTTGCGGACGTTGTGCCGTGGGCACTGTGAAATGTCCCGCCGGGCCGGCCAAGGTGTCCCATACCCGTTTGTGCAGGACGTCGTCGGTCAGATCCGCGGTCGCCTTCGCCGGCAGCGGGACCAGATGCCGGCAGAGATGGCCGACGGCGCGGGGATTGGCCGCGATGCGCCCGAAACCGACTAGCGGCTCCAGCGATTTCGCATTCGAGATGCCAGGGCGGGCCGCTTCCATCAGCTCCCGCACGTCGTCGTAGCGCCATACCATCTGCAGGCCGGAGTTGGGTCGATAGGTGGGTTCGGGCCAGTCGTGCAGCTGCCGATATCGCTCGTCACGTTCGGCGAACGACAGCTGGTTGGGGGTCAGCTCGTCAAAGGGGAATTTCATTGTCAGATCATCGGTTTCGCTGAGGTAAACGGCCATGTGCATCACCCATGTTGGAAGGTAAAGGTGCGTCGATGCACTCGCGGGATCGGAATTTGCTCACCGCGGCCGGTGGCGACCACATAGCGCCCGGCCGGCCGGGCGGTAGTCGGCTCGGTCGTGGAAGTGTCCGGTGACATGTTCGGCACCGAAGCCGGGCGGTGTGTTGCGGGCCACCCGCTCCGCTGCGAGTAGGGCGAGAATACCGGCGCCGGCCAGTATTGCTTCCGAGCGGTGCGCTCCGCCGAGGTTTCGTTCGGTCAGCGTCACGCACAGGCCGTCGGTCGCCACCTCGACGGCCGCGACCGGGAATAACCTCCGCACCGCTGTCACGATATCGAATCCACTGTGCCACTGCGGGATTCCTGCCGGGGCGATCATCCCGACCGACCTGTCGATCGGCCCTGGGCAGGCAATACCGACCGCGGTGATCTCGTCGTCGCGGGCGACATCGAGCAGCAGATCCCGGCAGCCGTCCCACACTGCGTTCGCCGGTATCGGGATTCGCTGAATATCCCGTATGCCGACGCCGCCGTCCACCCGGCTCGCAGCGAGTTCCGCAGGGCCGATATCCAATGCCAGAACGGTCATGAATCAGCCACCACCACAATGCCTTTCGTCCTGGTTGTGCAATGCGGGTAACAGGCGGGCCGGCTCCCTCATGGGACCTCCAAGGTTGGTCGACCGTGGCGTCGTGCGCCTACCGGAACAGTGTCGGCCACCGGCGCTCACTGCTTCGGCCGAGTACACATTCCGTGCCGATGAACGCAGATTGACTGCCCCCCACCGTAAATCGAGTGTGTATTCGCGCCGGGAATACCGCGATCTGGACCCGCGAGCAGCTCCAGATCTCTGCCTGCAAGGCGGGCGACCGGTCCCACGCCGTGTTCTTGACGTTCTGCTACAGCCTGCGACGCTCGGAGGTGTGCGGACGCGGCCGTGACACGCTGCGATGGGAGATCTGGCAGCTACCGCGCGGCAATGGAACAGACGGGTGACCGCTGCACGTTCCGCAAGTCCTGTCGGCCGAGGTTCTACCGGCAGCAGTTGGGGTCGAGGACCAGGCACAGCGCTGACAGCGCCTCGCGGAGGGCGCGGTGGTAGGTGTTCATGCCCCTGCGTTCGGACTCGATCAGACCGGCTTTCTTCAGCTGACCGAGGTGGTGGCTCACTGTCGACTCGGCAAGTCCGACCACGCCAGCGAGGTCGCCGGTGTTTTCCTCGGCGTGCGGGCTGGTGAGCAGTAGCGACATCAGCTTGACGCGGACCGGGTCGGCGATCGCTTTGAGTCGCAACGCGATTTCCAGCGCGGCGGCGTCGTCCACCGGTCCGGCGGCGACGGGGGTGCAGCAGACCGGAGCGGACATGTCGATCACGGGTAGTGCCTTGGGCATGCGATCGACTCTACCCACCTTCTTGACATATGTCGAAAAGGTGGCGCAGACTCGACCTCGACAGTTCTTCGATATATGTCTCACAGTGGAGGTACGACCATGTCCCGCGTCCAGCTCGCCCTCAATGTCGACGACCTCGAATCGGCGATCCAGTTCTACTCGACCCTATTCCGGACCGAGCCCGCCAAGCGCAAGCCCGGTTATGCCAACTTCGCGATCGCCGAACCCCCGCTCAAATTGGTGCTGATCGAGAATCCCGGCCAGGGTGGCAGTCTCAATCACCTCGGCGTCGAGGTGGAATCCAGCGATCAGGTGCACGCGGAGATCGCCCGCCTGTCGCAGGCCGGCATGTTCACCGAGGAGCAGATCGCGACTACCTGTTGTTTCGCTACGCAGGACAAGGTGTGGGTGAGCGCACCGGATGCCGAGCGCTGGGAGGTCTACACCGTGCTGGCCGACAGTGAAACCTTCGGCGTCGCACCACAACTGGCGACCGGTGCGACGGCGAGCGACGAACAGGCGGTTTCGGTGTGCTGCGGCACTGCTGAGGAAGCTGCCGCCGAGGGCGCATGCTGTGGGAGCGCCGCCAAGAAGGATGCCGTCGCCTCCGGCGCATCCTGCTGCGGCTGAACCCCTGCCGGGGTTCGTTCACCCGTTGTTCGCTTGCCCTCGGATTCGATGATCATCAATATTGATGCGTGTCGAATCGAGAGCTTCCGTTGACCGACGTGACCGCACTCGCGTGTGAGGTCACGCCCCTGGCCCGGCAACCCTTGACCCCGCAGGTCGCCACCGAGCTGGCGGCGGTGTTCAAGGCGTTGTCGGACCCGGTCCGGCTGCGACTGCTGAGTCTGGTAGCCAGCCACACCGGGCGGGAAGCCTGCGTCTGCGATATTTCCGACGGGTTCGACGTCACTCAGCCCACCATCTCCCACCATCTGAAGGTGCTGCGCGAAGCCGGGCTGCTCTCGAGTGAGCGCCGCGGGTCGTGGGTGTACTACCGCGTCGAGCCCGCCGCCCTGCAACAGCTCTCGACGCTGCTCGACATCACCGTGCCCGCCGGACTGAGCCGATGACCGCGCTGGCGCGGCGGCTGCTCGCCGAATTCGTCGGCACCGGTTTGCTGGTGTGCATCGTTGTCGGGTCCGGTATCGCCGCACAGCAGCTGTCGCCGGGTGATGTCGGTGTACAGCTGTTGGAGAACTCGACCGCGACCGTGTTCGGGCTCGGCGTCCTGATCCTGGTGTTCGGCCCGGTCTCCGGTGCGCACTTCAATCCCGTTGTGTCGGTGGCCGATTGGCTGACAGGACGCCGCCACAGCACCGGCCTCACCCCCGCCGAACTCGGCGCATATATCGGCGCGCAGGTCCTCGGTGGTGCGGCCGGGGCGGTGCTGGCGAACATCATGTTCGACCAGTCCGCGGTCCAGATTTCCACCCATCATCGGGTCACGACCGGGCATCTGGTCGGTGAGGTCGTGGCCACGGCCGGGCTGATCGCGGTCATCTTCGCGCTTGCCCGCACCGGTCGCGCCGCGCCGTCGGCTGCGGCGGTCGCGGCCTACATCGGCGCGGCTTACTGGTTCACCAGCTCGACTTCCTTCGCCAACCCCGCTGTCACGATCGGCCGCATCTTCTCCGATACCTTCGCTGGCATCGCGGCTGCCTCGGTGCCCGCGTTCATTGCCGCCCAAATCGTCGGCGCCGCAATCGGACTCACCCTGATCGGGCTCATCTACCCCGACCCGGCCCCGGCCGAGAACGTCGTCACTCCCCACCCCGAACGCCCGCTCACCGATCCCCGGAGCACCTGATGACCGACCACCCGACCGCCCTGCCCAGCGTGCTGTTCGTCTGCGTCCACAACGCCGGACGCTCCCAGATGGCCGCTGCCTTCCTCACCCACCTCGCCGGTGACCACGTCGAAGTCCGCTCCGCAGGCTCAGCACCCGCCGACCAGATCAACCCGGTAGCCGTGGAAGCCATGCGCGAAGTCGGCATCGACATCTCCACCGAATCCCCGAAGGTGCTCACCACCGACACCGTCCAAGCCTCCGACGTGGTGATCACCATGGGCTGCGGCGACGCCTGCCCCTACTTCCCCGGCAAGCAATACCTGGACTGGAAACTCGACGATCCCGCCGGGCAGGGCATCGACGCGGTCCGCCCCATCCGCGACGAGATCGAACAACGCATCCGCGGACTGCTCGACGAACTCGGCATCCCGCCACGATCATGAAACCATGACTCCCGCACCACCGCCCGTTGCGCTCCGGTCTGCCGCAGGGGCGGCGCCGACGGTCGCCGCATGCAGGGCGCCGATCGGATCGGAGGCCGATTTCGCGAGGATTCGGCGAGGGCCAGTCCACTGACGTCGCAGCACCCATCCCCGGTCGCATGGCCGCGCTGTTGCGTAGCCCATCCTGGCCAATAGGGCGCCCGACACAGAAGCTAGTCGGCAGTGAGTTTGGCGGGCATGGAGCGGTAGGCGTGCAGGTTGATCAGGCGACGCGGGATCGGCGGGCCGTCCAAGCGCAGATCCGGATATCGCTCGAAGAGGGTCCGCAGCGCGATGACGCCTTCCATTCGGGCCAGCCGGTATCCCAAGCAGCCGTGCACCCCGCCGCTGAACGCGAGATGATCCGCGGCGTTGATCCTGGTCACGTCGAATCGTTCGGGATCGGGGAAGACGCCGGGGTCATAGTTTGCGCCCGCCAATGACAGTAAAACCAGGGAACCGCGCTTGATGTGCTGATCGGCGATGTCGACGTCACAGTTGGCGATCCGGCCGGTCATCCGCACGGGGCAGTCGTAGCGCAGGATTTCCTCGATCGTGTCCGGCCACAGCTCAGGCTTCGCCATCAGCAGTTTCAGCTGATCCGGATGGCTGGTCAGCAGGGCGATTCCATTGCCGAGCAGGTTCACCGTCGTCAGGAATCCGGCGTCCAGCAGCAGGGCGGCGTTGGCCGTCTGCTCGCGGCGGGTGAGCTCACGACTTGTCGCAAGCACAGTGAGCAGGTCATCGCCCGGTTCGGCGGTGAGCTTGTCGATGCGCTGGTCGAAATATTGCTTGACCTCGGCCAGTTCGTCGGTGGCGTGGCGATACGTGGTCCAGGTCAGGGCGCGGTCGACCAGCGGCGCACTGTTGAGACCCCACCTCAGCAGGGTCGAATGCATGTCGGCGGGAAGCCCGAGAATCTCGGCGATGATCGCGACGGGCACCTGTGCGGCGAAGTCCTCGATCAGGTCCGGTCGCGGCTTCGACTCCAGGCGTTCGAGTAGGCCATCGGTCACTTCGACGGCCCTTTGCTTCAATTCGGCGATCGCACCCGGGCTGAATGCCTGCCCGACCAGGCGCCGGTACCGGGTGTGTTCCGGCGGATCGGTCACCAGCATCGAGGGCGGTTCGGAGAGGTTGGGAAGTTCCTGATCCGTTTTGGTCAACACCCAGCGGATCGGCTTCGGAATGATCGGATGGTTGGGCGTGACCACCCCGAAGCGATTGTCTCGCAGGATGCGACGGCACAGATCGTAGTCCGTGGTGACGTACGTCCCCGACAATTTGGTCAGACGGCCCCGCTGTCGGATTTCCTCGATGAACGGCGACATGCCGAGTAAGCGATCCTGGCCGAAGGCGATTTGCGCGAGGGGATCGCCGCGACGCGCCGACCACAGCAGATAGGACCGCATTATGCCGTGCACGAGCAGCCACCGAATCCACGCGCGAGTCAACATTACCGCCTTTCGGTCCGACATCGCGCTCATGATGGGTAATGATAGCCAGATCATATGATTTGCGCCTTGTTTGCTCGGTTGGCTGGTTCTGTCGACGATGTTGCTGGGAGCCCCGCCCCGGGGCACTGCTCGACGATTCGGTTCCGGCTAGGTGGTGAGGGTCGATCGGAAGTGCTCTGTGAGGACCAGTCCGATTGCGCGGAGCGCGTCGGGTTCGGTCATCCGTTCGTGCCGAGTGGGAATGTCGTGTTCGGTGATATTGCCGGTGATGTGGTCGTTCCATGCGAGCGCCGGACAGGGGTCGTCGTCCGTGTGGTCGGCGGCGTTGAAGTAGATCAGGTCACCGTCGAAGAGTGCCGGCCGGTGGTTCCAGGCGAGGTCGACCAGTCGGGTGTAGTCCTCACGCAAGATCACGAGATGTTCGGGGGTCACGGCTGTGAGGAGTCCGCCTTGGCGATGCAGCAACTCGATTGCGGC is part of the Nocardia sp. NBC_00565 genome and encodes:
- a CDS encoding ROK family protein translates to MTVLALDIGPAELAASRVDGGVGIRDIQRIPIPANAVWDGCRDLLLDVARDDEITAVGIACPGPIDRSVGMIAPAGIPQWHSGFDIVTAVRRLFPVAAVEVATDGLCVTLTERNLGGAHRSEAILAGAGILALLAAERVARNTPPGFGAEHVTGHFHDRADYRPAGRALCGRHRPR
- a CDS encoding arsenate reductase ArsC; the encoded protein is MTDHPTALPSVLFVCVHNAGRSQMAAAFLTHLAGDHVEVRSAGSAPADQINPVAVEAMREVGIDISTESPKVLTTDTVQASDVVITMGCGDACPYFPGKQYLDWKLDDPAGQGIDAVRPIRDEIEQRIRGLLDELGIPPRS
- a CDS encoding helix-turn-helix transcriptional regulator produces the protein MEYYELDIANVDEWTETSNSFVPMDHRYREPERWQVAMTVQQTTTYGLLRWDQPGDRLAFRTPSNIRRVSAEDFYWVVVPQRGQFAAVYEHGVTQVRPGQAAVLALDRQCRLHIPGSVAHAFQVPRVEFARPGLRQPVLDLGSGLGRIAAGMIRDLHAERSALTSREFNAVCDRIAELLCLMTAGDTRPQQTHLTELAETVRQYVRQHIGAADLRLPEAARALGWSPRQLRTALHQAGTTYREVRQDEALRAARTMLENPETTATIGEVAARSGFTLTWFSAAFKARYGETPREFRKRRLAESVRPTAALGPSTTATVSTTRSLAP
- a CDS encoding MIP/aquaporin family protein — translated: MTALARRLLAEFVGTGLLVCIVVGSGIAAQQLSPGDVGVQLLENSTATVFGLGVLILVFGPVSGAHFNPVVSVADWLTGRRHSTGLTPAELGAYIGAQVLGGAAGAVLANIMFDQSAVQISTHHRVTTGHLVGEVVATAGLIAVIFALARTGRAAPSAAAVAAYIGAAYWFTSSTSFANPAVTIGRIFSDTFAGIAAASVPAFIAAQIVGAAIGLTLIGLIYPDPAPAENVVTPHPERPLTDPRST
- a CDS encoding Rv2640c family ArsR-like transcriptional regulator; the encoded protein is MPKALPVIDMSAPVCCTPVAAGPVDDAAALEIALRLKAIADPVRVKLMSLLLTSPHAEENTGDLAGVVGLAESTVSHHLGQLKKAGLIESERRGMNTYHRALREALSALCLVLDPNCCR
- a CDS encoding ArsI/CadI family heavy metal resistance metalloenzyme yields the protein MSRVQLALNVDDLESAIQFYSTLFRTEPAKRKPGYANFAIAEPPLKLVLIENPGQGGSLNHLGVEVESSDQVHAEIARLSQAGMFTEEQIATTCCFATQDKVWVSAPDAERWEVYTVLADSETFGVAPQLATGATASDEQAVSVCCGTAEEAAAEGACCGSAAKKDAVASGASCCG
- a CDS encoding ArsR/SmtB family transcription factor — protein: MSNRELPLTDVTALACEVTPLARQPLTPQVATELAAVFKALSDPVRLRLLSLVASHTGREACVCDISDGFDVTQPTISHHLKVLREAGLLSSERRGSWVYYRVEPAALQQLSTLLDITVPAGLSR
- a CDS encoding cytochrome P450 — protein: MSAMSDRKAVMLTRAWIRWLLVHGIMRSYLLWSARRGDPLAQIAFGQDRLLGMSPFIEEIRQRGRLTKLSGTYVTTDYDLCRRILRDNRFGVVTPNHPIIPKPIRWVLTKTDQELPNLSEPPSMLVTDPPEHTRYRRLVGQAFSPGAIAELKQRAVEVTDGLLERLESKPRPDLIEDFAAQVPVAIIAEILGLPADMHSTLLRWGLNSAPLVDRALTWTTYRHATDELAEVKQYFDQRIDKLTAEPGDDLLTVLATSRELTRREQTANAALLLDAGFLTTVNLLGNGIALLTSHPDQLKLLMAKPELWPDTIEEILRYDCPVRMTGRIANCDVDIADQHIKRGSLVLLSLAGANYDPGVFPDPERFDVTRINAADHLAFSGGVHGCLGYRLARMEGVIALRTLFERYPDLRLDGPPIPRRLINLHAYRSMPAKLTAD